The genomic DNA GCGCGACATGGACCGCCTTGTTGCGCACCGTGCCCTCGTCGCGCACCTTGACCCGCAGCGCGTCGAAGAAGACCAGCGGGTAAAGCGGCTCCAGCGGGCGCTCCTGCCAGGCCGCTACCTCCTCCAGCACGGCGTCGGTGACGGCGCTGACCAGGTCGGGCGAGACCTCGATGCCGTACAACTCGCGCAGATGTCCCTGGATCTCCCGCACGCTCATGCCGCGGGCGTACATGGAGATGATCTTCTCGTCGAAGCCCGGGAAGCGGCGCTGGTACTTGGCGATGAGCTGCGGGTCGAAGGTGCCGAGCCGGTCGCGCGGCACCTCCAGGGCGATCTTGCCGGTGTCAGTGAGCACCGTCTTGCGCCCATAGCCGTTGCGGCTGTTGGACCGCCCGTCCGGCTCACCGCTCTCCAGGTGATGGTCGATCTCGGCGTTCAGCGCCCGCTCGGCGAGCGCCTTCTTCAGCTCATCGAGCAGGCCATCCTTGGCGAAGGCACTCTTCGGATCGGCGCCGGCGAGCAATTGGTCAAGCAGCGCATCCGGAATGCTGGGGTGTTTGCGTCGTGCCATGCGGGGCCTCCTTCGGTCCCGAAGTTATGGCCCGTACACGAAATTTCAGACAGTCCCTTAGCCGACAGGGAGACAATTTTCAAGGGGAAAACACAAAAGTGCACAAACCATTAGTTATCTAATCATTAGACACAGACACAAATTATTTGAATATTCACGTATGCATCGCCTTTTGTTGAAGGAGTGTAGACGAGCATTTCTCCTGCCGACTTGGCAGCGGTGAGGCATTGAAAGAGAGGCACTCTTTTGGGACCCGGCAACGGGCAGGCTCGCGCGAAAAAGCGCGCGCACGTCAGGCTTGAGAAGCTTGCTGGAGAACAGACTTGAGGCGCCGATCAAGTTTTTGATCGGACCGAGAAAAATCAATGGTTTACGCCCATGAAAACGGGGTCTTGATCTGCGCTCCTACCCCGACCGCAACGTCTTCGCCGCTGCGTCCCGTTCGAACAGGTACAACAGAGTCCGCAGCGACTGACCGCGCTCGCCGGCCAGATCGGGATCACGGTCCACGATCAGCTTCGCGTCGTCGCGGGCGGCGGCCAGCAGGTCGCCGTGCACCGCCAGATCGGCCATGCGGAACTCGGGCAACCCCGACTGACGGGTGCCCAGCACCTCGCCCGCGCCACGCAGCCGCAAGTCCTCCTCCGCGATGACGAAGCCGTCCTCGGTGTCGCGCATCGTCTTCAGGCGGGCGCGCGCCGTCTCCGTCAGTTGCGGGTCGAACATCAGCAGGCAGGACGACGGCTTCTCGCCACGCCCCACCCGGCCGCGGAGCTGGTGAAGCTGGGCAAGGCCGAAGCGCTCGGCGTGCTCGATCACCATGACGGTGGCCTCGGGCACGTTCACGCCGACCTCGATGACCGTCGTGGCGACCAGCACGTCCAGGGTCCCGGCCTGGAAGGCGGCCATCACCGCGTCCTTGTCCGGCCCGCGCATCTTGCCATGGACCAGCCCCACCCGGTCGCCGAAGGTGGCGCGCAGGAAGGCGTGGCGCTCCGTCGCGGCGGCGAGGTCGGTCTGTTCCGATTCGTCGACCAGCGGGCAGACCCAGTAGACCCGCGCGCCCTCCTGGACCTTGCGGTGGATGCCGTGCACCACCTCCTCCAGACGGTCGAGCGCGACGGTCACGGTCTGGATCGGCTTGCGCCCCGCCGGCTTCTCGGTCAGGCGCGACACGTCCATGTCGCCGTAGGCGGTCAGGGTCAGCGTGCGCGGGATCGGCGTCGCCGTCATCACCAGCACGTCCACCGCCCGCCCCTTGGCGGAGAGCTGGAGCCGCTGGTGGACGCCGAAGCGGTGCTGCTCGTCGATCACCGCCAGGGCGAGGTCCTTGAAGGCGACGTCCTCCTGGAACAGCGCGTGGGTGCCGACCAGCAGCGGCAGCTCGCCCGAGGCCAGCCGGTCCAGCACCGCCTGCCGCGCCTTGCCCTTGTCGCGCCCGGTCAGCAAGGCGAGGTCCACCCCCGCCGCCTTGCACAGCGGGGCGAGGCTTTCGGCGTGCTGGCGGGCCAGGATCTCGGTCGGCGCCATCAGGGCGGCCTGATGACCGGCCTCCACCGCGTTCAGCATCGCCATCAGAGCGACCACCGTCTTGCCGCTGCCGACGTCGCCCTGGAGGAGGCGCAGCATCCGCCGCTCCGCCGCCATGTCCTCGTAGATTTCCTCCAGCGATCCGGCCTGGGACTTGGTCAGCGAGAAGGGCAGCGCCGCGGCCACCTTGGCGCGCAGCCGCCCGTCGCCTTGGATGACGCGGCCCGATAGGCGGCGCTGCTGCATGCGGACCAGCGTCAGGGCGAGCTGGTTCGACAGCAGCTCGTCATAGGCCAGCCTTCGGCGGATCGGGTTGGTGGGGGCGAGGTCGGCCTCGTCCTCCGGGGTGTGGGCGCGGCGGATCGACTCGTGCCAGGTCGGCCAGCCGTTGCGCGACCGCCACGCGGCGTCCTGCCATTCCGGCAGCTCCGGCACGTCGGTCAGCATGGCGCGCACGGCCTTGCGCAGCGTCTTGGCCGGAAGCCCGGCCGTCATCGGATAGACCGGCTCCACCGCCTCGATCTCGTCCTTCGACTCCAGCGGGACCACGGCGTCCGGATGGGTGATCTGCGGCGTGTCGTGGAACCACTCGACCTTGCCCGACACCACCACCGTCGCGCCGACCGGCATCTGCCGCTCCAGCCAATCGCCCTTCACATGGAAATAGATCAGCTCCAGCACGCCCGTCTCGTCGGTGCAGCGCACCTTGTAAGGATGGCGGGAATTGTGTGGGGCGGCGTGCGAATCGATGCGCACCGTCATGGTGGCGATCCGCCCGTTCGGCGCCTCGGCGATCTTCGGGGCGTAGCGGCGGTCGATGACGCCGGACGGTAGGTGCCACAGCAGGTCCACGACCTGCGGACCGGCCAGCTTTTCGACGAGCTTGCCCAGCCGGGGACCGAGACCGGGGAGCGCCGTCACCGGGCGGAACAGGGGGAAGAGAACGACGGGACGCACGGGAATGGAGTCTCGGCAGCGGGGACACGGGGCCTGTGGCACCCATTCAAGCC from Azospirillum brasilense includes the following:
- the recG gene encoding ATP-dependent DNA helicase RecG, whose translation is MRPVVLFPLFRPVTALPGLGPRLGKLVEKLAGPQVVDLLWHLPSGVIDRRYAPKIAEAPNGRIATMTVRIDSHAAPHNSRHPYKVRCTDETGVLELIYFHVKGDWLERQMPVGATVVVSGKVEWFHDTPQITHPDAVVPLESKDEIEAVEPVYPMTAGLPAKTLRKAVRAMLTDVPELPEWQDAAWRSRNGWPTWHESIRRAHTPEDEADLAPTNPIRRRLAYDELLSNQLALTLVRMQQRRLSGRVIQGDGRLRAKVAAALPFSLTKSQAGSLEEIYEDMAAERRMLRLLQGDVGSGKTVVALMAMLNAVEAGHQAALMAPTEILARQHAESLAPLCKAAGVDLALLTGRDKGKARQAVLDRLASGELPLLVGTHALFQEDVAFKDLALAVIDEQHRFGVHQRLQLSAKGRAVDVLVMTATPIPRTLTLTAYGDMDVSRLTEKPAGRKPIQTVTVALDRLEEVVHGIHRKVQEGARVYWVCPLVDESEQTDLAAATERHAFLRATFGDRVGLVHGKMRGPDKDAVMAAFQAGTLDVLVATTVIEVGVNVPEATVMVIEHAERFGLAQLHQLRGRVGRGEKPSSCLLMFDPQLTETARARLKTMRDTEDGFVIAEEDLRLRGAGEVLGTRQSGLPEFRMADLAVHGDLLAAARDDAKLIVDRDPDLAGERGQSLRTLLYLFERDAAAKTLRSG